ATTACGATGAAATCCATGCCGTGTACGGTTATGTCACGGATCCGTTCAATCCCGACACCGATGGCGACGGCTATACCGATTACGAGGAAATCATGGGGTTGATCCACGGGATCAAAAGCGATCCGACCCAATTCACGGCCATTCCCGCCTTGTCGGTCCCCTATTTTACGATGAGGTCCGGCCCTTGCCCGCGGCGATGAACAGTTGCTCAAGATAGCCGCGGGCAAAATCGTAAATCCTCGGACACTTGCTCGCGCGCGGTCCCGCCACGTTCAGCACACGTATCTTCTCGTCGGCAATCCATGCAACCGCTTCCGCGACGGTCGGATTTTCAGCGAGATCGACCACCAGGCACGGCCGGCCATGCCGCCGCGCCATGAAAACCGTATACCCTGTTCCTTCGCTCGGCGGACCCCATGTCAGCACCAGCGTGCCATCCGAATCGCGCACATTCCATTCCGTTCGCTCCTCGTATTGCGAAGAAGGGGTTTCGACAAGGGGATAAACGGGAGAAATGACGCCGTCTTCCGCGAGCCGTCCGCGCGGACACCATCCCCCGCATGGAATGTCCAGCCGGATCGCCATATCCAAGGCCGCGCGATCCACGCCTGTCTGCCCGCCTGAAATCACGCGCGCGATCATAATGCGGCGGCGATGTCCGCGATGCTCGCATCAAGCGAATAGTGCGGCCGGTAGCCCAAATCGCGCGCGGCTTTTGCGATACAGATGTCCCATGCGATATCGTCGTCCGGATCGGGATTACCCGAAAATTCGATCTTGGATTTCGATTGAACGGCGCGAATGCACCGCTCCGCCAGCTCGCGATTGGTCACGGATTCGTTTCCGGCGATGAAGTATACGCCGGAAGCGGCGCGCCCGATACACGCCTCGACCGCGCGCGCAATATCGCGCACATCAACATAATTCTGCCTGCGCGTTCCTTTTCCGTTGAGAAGCAGCGGCTCGTTCATGCGCGCCTTCGACAGAAAAAGGGGCAGTATGCGGTTCCTTGGCATGCGGGGGCCGATGGGAGCGGTCACGCGCAACAGCGCCGCCGGCATGCCGGAAAGGGCGCAGACGTGTTCGCCAAAAAGTTTGGAGGCGGCATAGACGGTCTGCGGATCAACCGGGTGCGTTTCGTCAATGGGCACATGGCACGGACGCCCGATGACCGCCACGCTGGAAAGATACACGAAACATTTCGCTTCCCATCGCGCGGCCAGCGTAACCACCTGCTGAGTTCCAAGGCAATTCGTAAGCGCAACCGACGGATCGTCGTTGCGCATGCCCAGCGACGCCGCCGAATGGACGACCGCCGCGCAGGGCGGAATCGCGTCCATAACCCGTTGTGAAAAATCAGGCGCGGATATGTCAGCGGGGACGGTTGGCCCGTCGGCGGTTGCCGGTTTCCGGCTCAGCCCGAAAACCTCATGGCCCTGCCCCGCCAAATGCGCCGCCACGGCTTCGCCAATCAGGCCGGTCGAACCCGTTACGAGAATTCGCATGGCCGTATTCCATAGTTTTCGATTTGTCGAAGGAAACGCCCGGGCGCATCGAGCATTCCCGCCTGACGTAACTGTTCGCATCCGTCCGGATCCACGTACATTTCATTCCAGTAACGGATCATGACGCCGCGTGTCACGACCGGCAACTCCCGCGCCGGTTCTCCGAGCACATAATGCCGCAACGCCGCCTCGACCTCGTTGAATCCCATTCGAGCGCGCACCGGCGTCGTGCCGGAAAAACGAATGTTGAGTTCAAAACAAACCGCCTGCTCCGCGTGCATGCGCATCTGGATGTTGCACGGTCCCATCGGACGCAGTTGTTCCGCAATGCGAACCGCGGTGTCGCGCACGTCCGGAAAAAGCCCCGCCTCGGCGAAAGCCGTCGTGCCTTCATGCAATTCCCGCCGCATCACGATACACCCCCGGACGCGCCC
This genomic window from Candidatus Hydrogenedentota bacterium contains:
- a CDS encoding putative molybdenum carrier protein, which encodes MIARVISGGQTGVDRAALDMAIRLDIPCGGWCPRGRLAEDGVISPVYPLVETPSSQYEERTEWNVRDSDGTLVLTWGPPSEGTGYTVFMARRHGRPCLVVDLAENPTVAEAVAWIADEKIRVLNVAGPRASKCPRIYDFARGYLEQLFIAAGKGRTSS
- a CDS encoding NAD(P)-dependent oxidoreductase gives rise to the protein MRILVTGSTGLIGEAVAAHLAGQGHEVFGLSRKPATADGPTVPADISAPDFSQRVMDAIPPCAAVVHSAASLGMRNDDPSVALTNCLGTQQVVTLAARWEAKCFVYLSSVAVIGRPCHVPIDETHPVDPQTVYAASKLFGEHVCALSGMPAALLRVTAPIGPRMPRNRILPLFLSKARMNEPLLLNGKGTRRQNYVDVRDIARAVEACIGRAASGVYFIAGNESVTNRELAERCIRAVQSKSKIEFSGNPDPDDDIAWDICIAKAARDLGYRPHYSLDASIADIAAAL